The segment CTGGAAGGTGCGCCCGATCCCGATATCGGCGATGTGGTGCGGCGGGCTGTCGAGGATGGTCTTGCCCTTGAACCGGATGTCGCCCTCGGTGGGGATGTAGAGCCGGCTGAGACAGTTGAACAGCGTCGTCTTGCCGGCCCCGTTCGGGCCGATCAGGCCGACGATCTTGCCTTTCGGCATGGTGAACGATACGCCGTCGAGCGCGACGATGCCGCCGAACCGGACGTGGACGTCGTCAACTTCGAGAATGTCCGCGGTCATCGCACCCCTTCGGATGCGCCAACGCGTCGCGGCATGATCTGGCGCACGCGCAGCCCTCCCCCTGATGTCGTCTCCCGGTATCTTTTGATACTTGCGGGAGGAAGCCTTCCTGAACGGCCTTTATTAGCAGGGTGCTTGGCGCGGTCAAGCGTTCATGACGCTTCCACGACAATGCATGACGCTGGCGGTTGTGGCCGCCGGACGGGCGACATAAGCTCCAGCCGAGTCCGCCGGGAGCCGGTTCAAGCAGGGGAGGAAGACCAAATGCGCAGCATGCAGTTCGACGAATACGGCGCGCCGCTGAAGGCGTTCAGCTACGAGGACCCGACGCCGCAGGGCAAGGAGGTCGTCGTCAGGATCGAGGCGTGCGGCGTCTGCCACTCCGATATCCATCTGCACGAGGGCTATTTCGACATGGGCGGCGGCAACAAGGCCGATGTCACCCGCGCCCGGGAACTGCCCTTCACCCTCGGCCACGAGATCGTCGGCGAGGTCGTCGCCACGGGCCCCGGCGTCACCGGCGCGAAGCCCGGCGACAAGCGCATCGTCTATCCCTGGATCGGCTGCGGCGATTGTCCGAAGTGCAATTCGGGCGAGGACCAGAGCTGCGCCCGGCCGCGCAATCTGGGCGTCCACGTGGATGGCGGCTATTCCACCCACGTGAAGATCCCGGACGAGAAGTTCCTGTTCGCCTATGACGGCATTCCGACGGAGCTTGCCGGCACCTACGCCTGCTCCGGCATCACCGCCTACGGCGCGCTGATGAAGGCGAAGGAAGGCGCCGAGCGCGGCGGGTTCATCGGCCTGATCGGCGCCGGCGGCGTCGGCATGGCCGGGCTGATGCTGGCCAAGGCGGCGATCGGCGCGAAGACCGTGGTCTTCGACATCGATGACGCCAAGCTGGAGGCGGCGACCCGGGCGGGCGCGGACTACGTCTTCAATTCCGGCGCAAAGGAAACCCGCAAGGAGGTCATGAAGCTGACCGGCGGCGGGCTGAGCGGCGCGGTGGACTTTGTCGGCTCGGACAAGTCGGCGCTGTTCGGCATCAACGCGCTCGGCCAGAACGGCGTGCTGGTGATCATCGGTCTGTTCGGCGGCGCCATGACCGTGCCGGTGCCGCTGTTCCCGCTGAAGGGCATCACCGTGCGCGGCTCCTATGTCGGCAGCCTGCAGGAGATGAGCGACATGATGGCGCTGGTGCGCGCAGGCAAGGTGCCGCCGATGCCGGTGAAGACCCGACCGCTCGATGCGGCCTGGGAAACGCTGGAGGATCTGCGCCACGGCAAGATCGTCGGCCGCGTGGTGCTGACGCCCTGACGCGCGGCGCGCAAGATTCGAGTTCACGACCAATCCGGGGAGAGAGAAGACAATGAGCGAAGCGAAGATGCTGGACGGCAAGGTCTGCGTCGTCACCGGCGGCGGCGGCGCCATCGGCGGCGAGATCGCCAAACTGATGGCCGCGCACGGCGCCAGGGTGGTGGTCAACGATCTGGGCGGTTCGGTTTCGGGCGACGGCGGCGACGAGAAGCCGGCGCGCGACATCGTGGCCGCGATCGAGGACGCCGGCGGCAAGGCCATCCCGCATTTCGGCTCGGTCGCCGAACGCCGCGACACCGAGGACATGATCAAGACCGCCGTCGACGCCTTTGGCCAGGTGGACTGCATCGTCAACAATGCCGGCATCCTGCGCGACGTCATCTTCCACAAGATGAACGAACCCGACTGGGACATGGTCATCCAGGTCCATCTGAAGGGCTCCTTCAACGTCGCCCGCTCGGTCGCGCCCTATTTCCGCGAGCAGGGCTCCGGGTCGATGATCCACTTTACCTCGACCTCGGGCCTGATCGGCAATTTCGGCCAGGCCAACTACGCTGCGGCCAAGCTGGGCATCGTCGGCCTGTCGAAGTCGATCGCCCTGGACATGCAGCGCTTCGGCGTGCGCTCCAACTGCATCTCGCCCTTCGCCTGGTCGCGGATGATCGGCACCATCCCTTCGGACACGCCCGAGCAGCAGGCGCGGCTGGAGAAGATCAAGCGCATGACCCCGGCGCAGCAGGCGCCGCTGGCGGTCTATCTCGCCTCCGACGCCGCGGCCCATGTCACGGGGCAGATCTTCGGCGTGCGCGCCAACGAGATCTTCCTGTTCAGCCAGCCGCGGCCGATCCGCTCGGCCCACCGCTCCGAAGGCTGGACGCCGGAGACCATCGCCGAGCACGGCATGCCGGCGCTGGAGAAGTCGTTCTTCGAGCTCGAACGCTCCGCCGACGTGTTCTCCTGGGATCCGGTCTGACGACGGACGCCGCGGGCCGGTCCGCCGGTCCGCGGTGAATTTCCTGCCGGGCCGGACATTTTTTCCGGGTCCGGCGGCCCGGCTGCGCCTCGCGGGAGTCGCGTTCTGCGTGACGGTGCGGTTTCCGGGTCACACAATGGATCGCCGCGATCCCTATCCCGTCCCGCCCCGTTGCCCGGAGGGCGCGGCTTCCGGCTGCTTTGACGATGGTGCGTCGCCGCCGCCGCCCCGTCCGATGTCGAATGTGACGACCGTCGCGTTTTCTGGAACGGGGATTGCTAGGACCGCCCCAGAGGTAATCCAGAACCATTGGGGCGTGAAGCAAGTGCAGCGGATCGAAACGAAATACTCCGACCGTCGCCGGCACAGCCGGATCGAACTCGTGCGTTCGATGCTCGCCGCCATCACCGAAGGCGGCGTGTCGGTCACCTGCCGGCTGCGCGACATCAGTCTCTCCGGCGCGCGGGTGACGATCGACCATCCCATGGCGCTTTCCGCGGACGTGATCGAGTTCGTGGTCGACGGCATCCGCATCACCGCGGAGATCGTCTGGCGCTCGGTTCGGGAGATCGGCCTGCGCTTCGTCGATCCGGCGGGCAACCAGTCGGTGCAGCTCTTCGAACGCGTCATCACGGGCGCCTTTCTCGGCGAACCGCACCGCTCCAGCTGCGCCTGAAACCTTCTCCCTGCCCCGAACTTACGCCTCGCGGTTAACCGTAACTTAAGCGGCGGGTATCAGCATGCCGTCGGAGATGAGTGAAACCGCCGAGAGAGCCGACATGCAGGCCGCGCCGAAGAAATCGCCGCTCTACCGCTTCATCGATTCCTTCATTCCGGAATCCGTGCTGGCCAACCGTCCCATCGCGCAGCGCATGCGCATGTTCATGATCAGCCACACCCTGGGGCCGCTGCTGGGCCACACCATCACGGCGGTGCTGCTGCTGCTCGACCCCGCGCCGTCGCCGCATGTCTGGATCCTGGCCGCCTCGATCTCGCTGTTCTGGGCCTTTCCCTGGGCGCTGAAGCTGTGCTTCCGCGTGTTCGATCCGCAGAAGGCCTATACGGTCCTGGCGCTGGTCTCGGTTCTGGATCTCGTGTTCGCGATCCTGTGGGGTTCCTACCATTATGGCGGCGTCAGCTCGCCCTTCCTGGTCTGGCTGCTGATTGTGCCGCTGCTGGCCTTCTTCTATCTCGGCTCCAGCTACACCACGCGCTATTTCGTGTTCGGCATGACGGGCACCGGCCTGGCGGCGTTCTACGCCGTCTACCTGTTCGGCGGCGGCTTTCCCATGCACATGGCGGCGGAGAACTTGGTGCCGGTCGGCATCGTCTCCACCATCTGCGCCATGATCTACGTCTCCATGATGGCGGTCTACTACGCCAATGTGGTCGACTCGCAGTCGGAGCTGCTGGCGGAGATCCACCGCCACCGCGCGACCATGTCCCAGCTGGTCGAGGCCAAGGAGGACGCCGAGCGCGCCAATGGCGCCAAGTCCGAGTTCCTGGCCAAGATGAGCCACGAGCTGCGCACGCCGCTGAACGCCGTCATCGGCTATTCCGAGATGCTGCTGGAAGACGCGGAGATCGATGGCCGCGGCGAGGATTCCGCCGACCTGAAGAAGATCAACGCCGCCGGCAAGCACCTGCTGGCGCTGGTCACCGAGGTGCTCGACCTCTCCAAGATCGAGGCCGGCAAGATGGAACTCTACACCGAGGAGGTCGAACTCGGCGATTTCATCGACGAAGTCGCCGCCACCTGCCGTCAGCTCGTCGCCAAGAACGCCAACGAACTGGTGGTGGAGCGCGAGCGCGAGCTGGGCACCCTGGAGTGCGACGTCACCAAGCTGCGCCAGGCCCTGCTCAACCTGCTTTCGAACGCGGCCAAGTTCACCCAGAACGGACGTGTGACCCTGACCGCCCGGCGGGAGAATGTGGCCGGCCGCGACTGGTTCCGTATCGCCGTCACCGACACCGGCATCGGCATCGCGCAGGAACAGATCGACCACCTGTTCAAGAACTTCAGCCAGGCCGCGCCCTCGATCTCGTCGCGCTTCGGCGGCACCGGCCTCGGACTGTCGCTCAGCCAGAAGCTCTGCCGCCTGATGGGCGGGGACATCACCGTCGAAAGCGTGCTGGGCGAGGGCACGGTGTTCACCATCGTCCTGCCCGCCAACCAGCCCGCCGGGCAGTCGGTCGCCAGCGATGCCGATCGCCGCGACATCGCGCTGGAAACCACCAGCATCCGCGCCGTCTCCGAACACCGGGCCATTGCCGACGAAACCGGCGAGACGGGCGACAGTGTCCTGATCATCGACCACGACCCCCCGGCGCTCGAACTGATGGAACGCATCCTCAAGAAGGAGAACTACAGGGTTCTCATCTGCGGCGATGCCCGCGAGGCGCGCCAGCTGGCGGGCGAGGCCCGGCCCGATGTGATCGTGCTCGATGTCGCCGTGCCCGCGACCGACGGCTGGCGGCTGCTGGAACAGCTCAGCACCGACGCCGCCACGCGTGACATCCCGGTCATCGTGCAGACCATCGTCGACGACCGGCGGCAGGGCTTCGAACTGGGGGCCGCCGACTATCTTGTGAAACCGGTCGACCGCGAGGCGCTGCTGGAGGCCGTCGGCCGCGCCAATGACGCGCCGCGCCGCGACTATGTGCTGCTGATCGACGATGACGGCGACGCCGGCCGCGAGGCCGCAGGGCTGCTGCGCAGCCAGGGCTGGAACGTCGTCGCCGTGCCCGATTTCGGCATCGCCCTGACCCGCGCCCAGCAGGCCCGGCCCGCGCTGGTGATCGTCGACAGCGCGGCCCCGAACCCCGCCTTCGATGCCTTTGCGGCCGCGCTGGAGGACTTCGACGGCCTGCCGCTGCTGGCGCTGCTCGGCGCGGCCTACGACGCCGACGACCGGCTCGCCCTGCCCGATTTCGCCCTCGCCGTCGACGCCGACGAGTCCGGCGAGCACATCTCGAACACCGCGCTGTCCATCCTCGAGCCGGACGGCGCGCCGCTCAGGGAGGCCGCGAATGGCTGACATCCTGCTGGTCGAAGACAACGAGATGAACCGCGACATGCTGGGCCGGCGGCTGGAGCGTCGCGGCTATTCGGTGGTGTTCGCCATCGACGGCCCGAGCGGCGTCGCCGCGGCGGAGCAGGAACTGCCCGACCTGATCCTGATGGATATCGCGCTGGGCGAGATGGACGGCTGGGAGGCGACCCGCCGCATCAAGGCCAACCCGAAGACCGCCGGTATTCCGGTGATCGCGCTGACCGCCCATGCGCTGGCCAGCGACCGGGAGCGCAGCGTGCAGGTCGGCTGCAGCGACTTCGACACCAAGCCCGTCGACATGCCGCGCCTGCTGCGCAAGATCGAGGCCTGCCTGGCCGCGAACCCCGCAGCGGCCTGAGCGACGTCCCGGGCTCGCGATCTGACTGGACGCCGCGCGGCCCGCTGGCCCAATCTCCGCCCATGGCTGAACTCGACTGGCACCGCGACCGCGCCGTCCATCCCGACCTGAAGCTGCTCGATCTGGCGCCGGAAAGCGCCGGCATCGACCTCGCCGCCGTGCGCCGCTACAGGCTGGGCCGGGTGCGCGCCGAGATGGCGCGGCGGGACATCCAGGCCCTGATCCTCTCCGATTCCGTCAACATCCGCTACGCCACCGGCACGCGGAACATGCAGGTCTTCACCTCCCGCAACGCACCCTCACGCTATCTGGCGCTCACGGCGGACCGGTCGATCCTGTTCGAATTCACCGGCGCCGCGCACCTCGCGGAAGGCTATGACACCGTCGACGAGGTGCGCCCGGCGATGATGGCCAGCTATGTCGCCGCGGGCGAGGATATCGCCGCGCGGGAGCGGCGCTGGGCGGCGGAGATGGCGGCCCTGCTGCGCGAGCTCTGCGGCCGGGATCCGGTCGTCGGGCTGGAGCGGCTCAACGCCGGCACGGCCCTGGCGCTGGCGGCCGAGGGGCTCCGCCTCGTCGACGCCCAGGCGCCGGTGGAGCGGGCGCGGGCGATCAAGTCGGCCGAAGAGGTCAAATGCGTCGTCGCCTCGCTCCGCGCCACGGAGGCGGCGATGATGGAGATGCGGGAAGCCATCCGCCCCGGCATCACCGAAAACGAACTCTGGTCGGTGCTGCAGCGCGGTGTGATCGCGCGCAACGCCGACTATTGCGAGACGCGGCTGCTGAACTCCGGCGAACGCACCAACCCGTGGTTCCAGGAGGCCGGGACGAAGGTCATCGGCGCGAACGAACTGATTGCGCTGGATGCCGACGTGGTCGGCTGCCACGGCTACTATTCGGACTTCTCGCGCACCTTCCACGCCGGACCGGACCGGCCGAATGGGACCCAGCGGACCCTCTACCGCACGGCGCTGGAGCAGGTGGAGCACAACATGTCGATCATCCGCCCCGGGATGAGCTTCCGCGACTACGCCGAGCGGGCCTGGGACATCCCCGAGCACTACCATGCCCACCGCTATTACCTGTCGGCCCATGGCTGCGGCATGACCGGGGAGTACCCCTATCTCTATCACCGCGCCGATTTCCCCGACGCCGGCTATGACGGCGTGATCGAACCCGGCATGACGCTGTGCGTCGAGAGCTTCATCGGCGAGGCGGCCGGCGGGGAGGGCGTCAAGCTGGAGCAGCAGCTTCTGGTCACCGAAACCGGCACCGAGCTGCTCAGCCGCTTCCCCTTCGAGGAGGCGTTTCTCAGGGAGTGAGGCGTTTGCCGCAACTCCCGGTGTCATGCCCGCCTTGTGCGGGCATCCGGCCAAGATCATCGACTTGCGGCGAAGCCGCTCCGGACCCCCGCACAAGGCGGGGGTGACGGTGGTGGCTGGGCGCCCGAAGGCTGGCCGCCCTCCCTAGATCCGCCGCGGCATGCCTTCCCAGTAGGGCTCGCGGAGCTTGCGCTTGAAGATCTTGCCGGAATCCTCGCGCGGCAGGCTGTCGGCGAAGACGATGGTGCGCGGGATCTTGTAGCGGGCGACGTGCTGGGCCAGGTAGCGTTTCACCGCGTCCTCGCCGACCGACGGATCGGCCCGCTCCACATGCGCCGCCAGCGCCTCGCCGAATTCGGCGTCGGGAATGCCGAAGACGGCGCAGTCCCTGACGCCGGGCATGCCGACCAGCGCCTTCTCGATCTCGGCCGGGTAGATGTTCACGCCGCCGGAAATGACCATGTCGTTCTTGCGGTCGGCCAGGAACAGGCAGCCGTCCTCGTCCAGCCAGCCCATGTCGCCATTGGTCAGGAAGCCCTCGACGTCGATCTCCCGGCGGGCGTCGTCGCGCTTGTTGTAGGTGAAGTCGGTGCGGTTGGGCCGCCAGATGTAGACCTCGCCGATCTCGCCGGGCGGCAGATCGTTCTTGTCGTCGTCCAGGATGCGGATGTGGTTGCCGGAGATCGGTTTGCCGACGGTGCCCGGCTTTTCCACCGCCATCTTCGAGGTCACGACGGTGACGAGGCCGTTCTCGGTCGAGCCGTAATATTCGTGGATCACCGGCCCCCACCACTCGATCATGCGCCGCTTGGCGTCCGGCGGGCAGGGCGCGGCGCCGTGGATGACGTGAACCAGGCTGGAGACGTCGTACTTCGCCCGTACTTCCTCGGGCAGCCTCAGCAACCGCACGAACATGGTCGGCACCACGTGCATGTGGGTGATGCGGTAGTCCTGGACGATCCGCAGCAGGTCCTCGGCGTCGAAGCGCGCCTGCAGGTAGATGAAGGCGCCATTGCGCGCGGCGGCGAGACCGTAGGCGTTGGGCGCGGAATGGTACATCGGCCCCGTCATCACCGTGCGGACGGCCGAACAGTCGGCGGGGATGCCGAAGCCCTCGAAGATCTGCTCCGCCTGACGGGCCTGGGCGTCCTCGTCCAGCGGGTCGCGGCGGACGCCCTTCGGGTGGCCCGTGGTGCCGGAGGTGTAGATCATCGTGCCCCGGCTGGCCGGCGGCGGATCGGTCCAGGGCTCCAGGCCGGCGATGAAGTCGTCATAGGCGACGACGCCTTCGGGCAGGCTGGCCGGCGGGGTCGCGCCATAGGCGGCGGCGATCTCCGGCGGCGTCGGCACGGCGACGACGGTCACGCCATCGGGGATGGCGGCCCGGATGTTCGCCAGCAGGTCGGAATGGATCACCACTACCTTCGCGTCGCAGTCGCGCAGGATGTAGCCGGCTTCTTCGGCGGTGTAGTGCCAGTTGATCGGCGTGGCGTAGGCCCCGATCAGGGTGCAGGCGGCAGAGGTCTCGAAGAAGGGCAAGTCGTTGCGCAGGTAGATCGCCACGCAGTCGTCGGCGCGGACGCCGCTGTCGTGGAGCGCCCTGGCCATGCGGGCCGCGTTGGCCGCACGGGCCTCCTGCGCCCGGCGCCTGTCGCCGCTGATGATCACGCCAGGTTCTGGGTTCATGCCTTGCTTTCCTCCCTGCGGCCCGGCCATCGGCAAGTGGGCCTGGCTGTTTTCTCCGGGTCATGCCCGCCTCCGTGCGGGCATCCGGTCGAAACCATCGACTTGCGGCGAAGCCGCTCCGGACCCCCGCACAAGGCGGGGGTGACGAAGGTGATGTCGGGACCAACCGTCTCAGATCTGGCGGCCCGCGTCCTCCCAATAGGGTTCGCGGAGCTTGCGCTTGAAGATC is part of the Minwuia thermotolerans genome and harbors:
- a CDS encoding PilZ domain-containing protein, producing MQRIETKYSDRRRHSRIELVRSMLAAITEGGVSVTCRLRDISLSGARVTIDHPMALSADVIEFVVDGIRITAEIVWRSVREIGLRFVDPAGNQSVQLFERVITGAFLGEPHRSSCA
- a CDS encoding SDR family NAD(P)-dependent oxidoreductase; amino-acid sequence: MLDGKVCVVTGGGGAIGGEIAKLMAAHGARVVVNDLGGSVSGDGGDEKPARDIVAAIEDAGGKAIPHFGSVAERRDTEDMIKTAVDAFGQVDCIVNNAGILRDVIFHKMNEPDWDMVIQVHLKGSFNVARSVAPYFREQGSGSMIHFTSTSGLIGNFGQANYAAAKLGIVGLSKSIALDMQRFGVRSNCISPFAWSRMIGTIPSDTPEQQARLEKIKRMTPAQQAPLAVYLASDAAAHVTGQIFGVRANEIFLFSQPRPIRSAHRSEGWTPETIAEHGMPALEKSFFELERSADVFSWDPV
- a CDS encoding ATP-binding protein — encoded protein: MSETAERADMQAAPKKSPLYRFIDSFIPESVLANRPIAQRMRMFMISHTLGPLLGHTITAVLLLLDPAPSPHVWILAASISLFWAFPWALKLCFRVFDPQKAYTVLALVSVLDLVFAILWGSYHYGGVSSPFLVWLLIVPLLAFFYLGSSYTTRYFVFGMTGTGLAAFYAVYLFGGGFPMHMAAENLVPVGIVSTICAMIYVSMMAVYYANVVDSQSELLAEIHRHRATMSQLVEAKEDAERANGAKSEFLAKMSHELRTPLNAVIGYSEMLLEDAEIDGRGEDSADLKKINAAGKHLLALVTEVLDLSKIEAGKMELYTEEVELGDFIDEVAATCRQLVAKNANELVVERERELGTLECDVTKLRQALLNLLSNAAKFTQNGRVTLTARRENVAGRDWFRIAVTDTGIGIAQEQIDHLFKNFSQAAPSISSRFGGTGLGLSLSQKLCRLMGGDITVESVLGEGTVFTIVLPANQPAGQSVASDADRRDIALETTSIRAVSEHRAIADETGETGDSVLIIDHDPPALELMERILKKENYRVLICGDAREARQLAGEARPDVIVLDVAVPATDGWRLLEQLSTDAATRDIPVIVQTIVDDRRQGFELGAADYLVKPVDREALLEAVGRANDAPRRDYVLLIDDDGDAGREAAGLLRSQGWNVVAVPDFGIALTRAQQARPALVIVDSAAPNPAFDAFAAALEDFDGLPLLALLGAAYDADDRLALPDFALAVDADESGEHISNTALSILEPDGAPLREAANG
- a CDS encoding M24 family metallopeptidase, producing MAELDWHRDRAVHPDLKLLDLAPESAGIDLAAVRRYRLGRVRAEMARRDIQALILSDSVNIRYATGTRNMQVFTSRNAPSRYLALTADRSILFEFTGAAHLAEGYDTVDEVRPAMMASYVAAGEDIAARERRWAAEMAALLRELCGRDPVVGLERLNAGTALALAAEGLRLVDAQAPVERARAIKSAEEVKCVVASLRATEAAMMEMREAIRPGITENELWSVLQRGVIARNADYCETRLLNSGERTNPWFQEAGTKVIGANELIALDADVVGCHGYYSDFSRTFHAGPDRPNGTQRTLYRTALEQVEHNMSIIRPGMSFRDYAERAWDIPEHYHAHRYYLSAHGCGMTGEYPYLYHRADFPDAGYDGVIEPGMTLCVESFIGEAAGGEGVKLEQQLLVTETGTELLSRFPFEEAFLRE
- a CDS encoding response regulator, giving the protein MADILLVEDNEMNRDMLGRRLERRGYSVVFAIDGPSGVAAAEQELPDLILMDIALGEMDGWEATRRIKANPKTAGIPVIALTAHALASDRERSVQVGCSDFDTKPVDMPRLLRKIEACLAANPAAA
- a CDS encoding alcohol dehydrogenase; the protein is MRSMQFDEYGAPLKAFSYEDPTPQGKEVVVRIEACGVCHSDIHLHEGYFDMGGGNKADVTRARELPFTLGHEIVGEVVATGPGVTGAKPGDKRIVYPWIGCGDCPKCNSGEDQSCARPRNLGVHVDGGYSTHVKIPDEKFLFAYDGIPTELAGTYACSGITAYGALMKAKEGAERGGFIGLIGAGGVGMAGLMLAKAAIGAKTVVFDIDDAKLEAATRAGADYVFNSGAKETRKEVMKLTGGGLSGAVDFVGSDKSALFGINALGQNGVLVIIGLFGGAMTVPVPLFPLKGITVRGSYVGSLQEMSDMMALVRAGKVPPMPVKTRPLDAAWETLEDLRHGKIVGRVVLTP
- a CDS encoding acyl-CoA synthetase; the encoded protein is MNPEPGVIISGDRRRAQEARAANAARMARALHDSGVRADDCVAIYLRNDLPFFETSAACTLIGAYATPINWHYTAEEAGYILRDCDAKVVVIHSDLLANIRAAIPDGVTVVAVPTPPEIAAAYGATPPASLPEGVVAYDDFIAGLEPWTDPPPASRGTMIYTSGTTGHPKGVRRDPLDEDAQARQAEQIFEGFGIPADCSAVRTVMTGPMYHSAPNAYGLAAARNGAFIYLQARFDAEDLLRIVQDYRITHMHVVPTMFVRLLRLPEEVRAKYDVSSLVHVIHGAAPCPPDAKRRMIEWWGPVIHEYYGSTENGLVTVVTSKMAVEKPGTVGKPISGNHIRILDDDKNDLPPGEIGEVYIWRPNRTDFTYNKRDDARREIDVEGFLTNGDMGWLDEDGCLFLADRKNDMVISGGVNIYPAEIEKALVGMPGVRDCAVFGIPDAEFGEALAAHVERADPSVGEDAVKRYLAQHVARYKIPRTIVFADSLPREDSGKIFKRKLREPYWEGMPRRI